CAGGTTGGCAGCGGGGACTGTCCGGGGAGGGTCCAGTATAGCCACACCGACATAAGGCGTGTTTTGAAAGAGCCAGGTTAACTTCCGAACGGGATCAGATGAACCCTGATCACTTGTTGCAACACCGACGTCCCAGTCCATGAACAGAGCCGCGTAGAGATTAGTAATGGTCGCGCTGCCGCCATTGCGCAGCAAGTAGCGGACCGTCACGAAGTCGTTGGCTGTTGGATCATTATATGCCCAAGAAGATTGCTCGCACGCTAGCCCTATGAAGAACGGATGACCAGAGTCGTCAAACTGACCGGTCGCGTATTCATCATAACTGCCCGGGCCCGGCTCGCTCATTCTCATTGAACCATCGGGTACACTGGAAGTATGCCAGTCGTCGTCACAGGTCCCGCCCTTGAAATATCGGTCAATGCAGTATGTCGCCGCGTTGCCGACTGCGAACGTGCCATAGAACAAATGACTTGCGCTGGCAACCGGGTAGCAAAATCCATCGCCGGCAATGGGTGCGTAAGCCGACATGTAACCCAGCGTGCCGTAGCGAGTCATCGAGAGTTTAACATTACCGCAGTCATGCGTGATATAGTCGTTACCCGGGCCACCCGCGATAAGGCTGAAGTAAAGTGTATCCTGGTATCGCAGCGCGGACGTGATGATCATCGAAAAATCAATGACCGCGCCGAGGGGAGTTGAAGAACCAAGCGTTACGCCGAACGGATTGCTCAGGTTTTCAACCGTACCGCCGGCCGGGATGTTGCCCCAGGAACCGGCATTATCGTTGACCGTGACATAAGGTGATGAAGAAGCGAGCGTGCCAGCGGTATTGTTCGCTTGTGCTGTGCCGTAATTCTTCAGCAGCACGGTCAGGTTTGCATTTTCGCCCGGATCGAGGTACCCGTTATTATTTCCGGCCTGATCGTGGACCGTCTCGCTGAGGTTGTACAGGTAGATTCCGCTGACCGTGAAGTCAAGGATGATGTCGTCGGCGAAGACCTTCGCCGATTCGGTCGCCCCTCAGCAGTGGTAGGTAGTGTCAAAAAGCGAGACTTCGATCTGCTGTACGTCCGAGGGGTTGATACCCGGAAGATTGCCAAGTTCGGTATTGATATTGAAGGCGTAGGCATGCCACAATGAATCGGCTGCCGGAATGATATGCATGGTTGAGGTGTTCACCCATGGATTTTCAGTCGAGCGCGCACAGATCCTGGTAGAACCGATCCGGCTGCCGAATCTGTTTAGATACGTGAGCACCACAGCGGCACCGGTCCACGCGCTCGCGTGGTTATCGTAAGCGTAAAGCTTGGCATTGACCGAGAAATTGACATTAGTGGACGGCAGTTCGACGACTTGCAGCAATGTAGCATAACCCGCGGCCGTGCCGACCTCGACACATGCTTCATAGTTGGGATCCGCATCAAAAGTGGTCGCCTGAGTGAAAGTCGCCGTGAGATTACTGGCGGTATCGATCCATCCGGTAGTAAAAGGCAATTCAAAGTCGCCGTTTACTGTGAGGTTGGACGCGCTGACAAAACATGCAGCTACGAGCAGGGCTGCCATGGATTTTACCATACATCCTCCTTTTGGTCGTTTAACGTGAAATTATCCATTACCAATATCTTAAAAACCTTAAATAACAAATATACTTAAGTATAATACAAATTCATTGGTTGTCAAGTATTAAATTGATCTTCCCGGTGAGGGCGCCGAAGGTCAGAGATACAAGAACTATAAAAACGGTAATCTATTTCCTGACACCAGGCGAAATATTAACGGTATTTTTAAAAATCAAAGACTTAACCGGTATTATTTAGTCGCTTTCGCCCGCTCCTCCTGTGACATTTTCGCCAGGAGCTCAACCTCTTTTACATCAAGCTTCAATCCCTGTGCAATCCTGGTTCCGTATTCAGGATCAACCTTGTAGAAAAGCGCTGTTTGGCGGATCTGAATACGTTTTTGCGCCTTACCTAAATGG
This DNA window, taken from bacterium, encodes the following:
- a CDS encoding T9SS type A sorting domain-containing protein codes for the protein MLLKNYGTAQANNTAGTLASSSPYVTVNDNAGSWGNIPAGGTVENLSNPFGVTLGSSTPLGAVIDFSMIITSALRYQDTLYFSLIAGGPGNDYITHDCGNVKLSMTRYGTLGYMSAYAPIAGDGFCYPVASASHLFYGTFAVGNAATYCIDRYFKGGTCDDDWHTSSVPDGSMRMSEPGPGSYDEYATGQFDDSGHPFFIGLACEQSSWAYNDPTANDFVTVRYLLRNGGSATITNLYAALFMDWDVGVATSDQGSSDPVRKLTWLFQNTPYVGVAILDPPRTVPAANLSMVSHLVYVYPLNGLPDSMIIKFMNGTIQQPSTDTIYDWTACNSSGPFTLTPGQTYIAAFAVLAGDNLSDLQANADTAYNRYWGAIGAEEHKAANAPSSHIRIIPAITRNKNCAVCYDFQHETPVLIKIYNSTGQVIAESDHGMCRGSSEISIDMKPFAQGIYFVAVQTDQSVTTSKIIWLK